Proteins encoded within one genomic window of Guyparkeria hydrothermalis:
- a CDS encoding DedA family protein, with amino-acid sequence MLGVLCWAEAAFFLGFVTPGELAVVIGGILASRGQVEMGPLVGVVVFATILGNATGFFIGRHWGARVLEWAPLQRFFGPSIRHVQGFMQRRGEWAIVLGRVSTPTRIIVPFLAGASQLSYRRFLLFDVPASVAWAVTFSTLGVVLGASWDVLQEVTGTAALLILILFITALVIRWVAVRIAANRRRVEEVFLVALRVTGTDGIARTLAPGLRWLARRLSPSMAHGLSLTFSFLALFGSVGGIVLVLSHTWAVGGLALVDFPVLEWIGEVRTDQAVTFARGGLQAFHWPGILAVAIPLMAFVLWRAGWGAALRIGFGLAFAVGGAYVLDRFALAGVVPNAEFPSVPVTAAAALVVQTTAFTFRMWNWRAAVLCAGIGTFVLFAVGLGTLVAGWAAPSGIVLGLALGIAWATVVELLLEALREQLAHHTSELDSRTEPDV; translated from the coding sequence GTGCTGGGCGTGCTGTGCTGGGCCGAGGCCGCATTCTTTCTCGGCTTCGTGACACCCGGAGAGCTCGCCGTGGTGATCGGCGGAATCCTCGCTTCTCGTGGTCAGGTGGAGATGGGCCCGCTGGTGGGTGTCGTGGTGTTTGCCACGATCCTGGGGAATGCGACGGGCTTTTTCATCGGCCGCCACTGGGGCGCCAGAGTGCTTGAATGGGCGCCCCTGCAGCGTTTCTTCGGCCCGTCCATCCGGCACGTGCAGGGCTTCATGCAGCGCAGAGGGGAGTGGGCGATCGTGCTGGGCCGAGTCTCCACGCCCACCCGAATCATCGTGCCTTTTCTCGCTGGTGCCTCGCAGTTGTCCTATCGCCGGTTCCTGCTGTTCGACGTGCCGGCGAGCGTGGCCTGGGCGGTTACGTTCAGCACGCTCGGCGTCGTGCTCGGGGCATCCTGGGACGTTCTGCAGGAGGTGACTGGGACGGCCGCTCTTCTGATACTGATCCTTTTCATCACCGCGTTGGTCATTCGCTGGGTGGCGGTCCGCATCGCGGCAAACCGGCGACGGGTGGAAGAGGTCTTCCTCGTCGCTCTGCGCGTTACCGGCACCGACGGAATCGCCCGCACGCTCGCCCCGGGTCTTCGCTGGCTGGCTCGGCGGCTCAGTCCAAGCATGGCCCATGGATTGAGCCTGACGTTTAGCTTCCTCGCTCTGTTTGGCTCGGTTGGCGGTATCGTCCTGGTGCTCAGCCACACATGGGCGGTCGGCGGCCTCGCGCTGGTCGACTTTCCCGTTCTCGAATGGATTGGTGAGGTGAGAACGGACCAGGCCGTCACGTTCGCGCGCGGCGGTCTCCAGGCGTTTCACTGGCCGGGGATTCTTGCGGTGGCGATCCCGTTAATGGCGTTCGTGCTCTGGCGTGCGGGGTGGGGCGCGGCGCTTCGAATCGGCTTCGGTCTCGCCTTCGCAGTCGGCGGCGCCTATGTGCTCGATCGCTTCGCGCTGGCCGGGGTGGTCCCGAATGCGGAGTTTCCTTCGGTACCCGTCACGGCTGCGGCAGCTCTCGTGGTTCAAACCACGGCGTTCACTTTCAGGATGTGGAACTGGCGGGCCGCGGTGCTTTGCGCCGGCATCGGCACCTTCGTCCTCTTTGCCGTCGGGCTGGGAACGCTCGTGGCAGGCTGGGCCGCACCGTCGGGAATCGTTTTGGGGCTGGCGCTGGGGATAGCGTGGGCCACGGTGGTCGAACTGCTGCTAGAGGCCCTCCGTGAGCAACTGGCCCATCACACCTCCGAACTGGATTCCCGGACTGAACCTGACGTGTAA
- the cyoE gene encoding heme o synthase, with the protein MNVRAQTVAAIGAFPWRGYLKLCKPKVVSLVVFTALVAMLLAAPPGDLPWTLLVAGTVGITLAGFSAAAFNHVADREIDAAMGRTKARPLPTGDVSRTAATVFAALLAGASLGLLWFAVNPLTAVLTMLTLVGYAVVYTRYLKWIGPQNIVLGGASGAAPALLGWTAVTGQVGWEAIALFLIIFVWTPPHFWPLAIARRAEYAAAKVPMMPVTNGVAYTKRQTLYYAIAMLPVSLLPVAVGMSGPVYLVGATLLSGSFILRAWRLMHTDSDKQAMKLFGFSITYLTALFALMLADHYLPLGSLPTVIG; encoded by the coding sequence ATGAATGTTCGAGCACAGACGGTCGCTGCAATTGGCGCCTTCCCCTGGCGCGGCTATTTAAAGCTGTGCAAACCCAAGGTCGTCTCGCTGGTTGTGTTCACCGCACTGGTGGCCATGCTGCTGGCCGCCCCGCCGGGGGATCTGCCCTGGACGCTGCTGGTGGCCGGCACCGTCGGCATCACGCTCGCCGGTTTCTCGGCCGCGGCCTTCAACCACGTCGCCGACCGCGAGATCGACGCCGCGATGGGCCGCACCAAGGCCCGCCCACTGCCCACCGGGGATGTCTCGAGAACCGCGGCGACCGTTTTCGCCGCCTTGCTCGCCGGGGCCTCGCTGGGGCTCCTGTGGTTCGCGGTCAACCCGCTGACCGCTGTCCTGACCATGCTCACCCTGGTCGGCTACGCCGTGGTCTACACCCGCTACCTCAAGTGGATCGGCCCGCAGAACATCGTGCTCGGGGGCGCCTCGGGCGCGGCACCGGCCCTGCTGGGCTGGACCGCCGTCACCGGCCAGGTCGGCTGGGAGGCCATCGCCCTGTTCCTGATCATCTTCGTCTGGACGCCGCCGCATTTCTGGCCGCTGGCGATCGCCCGGCGCGCGGAGTATGCCGCCGCCAAGGTGCCGATGATGCCGGTCACCAACGGCGTGGCGTACACCAAGCGTCAAACCCTGTACTACGCGATCGCCATGCTCCCCGTGAGCCTCCTTCCGGTCGCCGTGGGCATGAGCGGTCCGGTGTACCTGGTCGGCGCCACGCTCCTGAGCGGGAGCTTCATCCTGCGCGCCTGGCGGCTGATGCACACCGACAGCGACAAGCAGGCAATGAAGCTGTTCGGCTTCTCGATCACCTACCTGACCGCGCTGTTCGCCCTGATGCTGGCCGATCACTACCTGCCGCTCGGCTCCCTGCCGACGGTAATCGGATAA
- a CDS encoding D-alanine--D-alanine ligase family protein — protein MSRNATPPLHVGVLFGDPRLPYPYRPEGRLTEEDFEDIRRLREALEPLDGFRFSYYDDHLRLYEDLREAAPDLVLNLCDTGYRNVVRHDTLVAALLEILEIPFTGAGSFAMGLSTDKSMVRSLAMGIGIPVPNETFVDLTADPLILPELYPALIKPNAADGSVGITRDCVVHNDVEALAYLERLRDELDRPQALIQDFLAGTEYTVGLIGNPGDFTVLPPLEIDYSHLDPGLPPILSYGSKADPESPYWQQLEFRRADIDDATYAQLVDNSVRLFQRLGCRDYARFDFRASVDGVPRLLDANYNPTWSWNGKMALMASWAGYDYSTLWRMILEATARRCGLLD, from the coding sequence ATGAGTCGCAACGCTACCCCACCGCTGCATGTCGGCGTGCTGTTCGGCGATCCGCGCCTGCCGTATCCCTACCGTCCGGAGGGGCGCCTGACCGAGGAGGATTTCGAGGACATCCGCCGCCTGCGCGAGGCCCTCGAGCCGTTGGACGGCTTCCGCTTCAGCTACTACGACGATCACCTGCGCCTGTACGAGGACCTGCGCGAGGCCGCGCCGGACTTGGTGCTCAACCTCTGCGACACCGGCTATCGCAACGTGGTGCGTCACGACACTCTGGTGGCGGCACTGCTCGAGATCCTCGAGATCCCCTTCACCGGGGCCGGTTCCTTCGCCATGGGCCTGAGCACGGACAAGTCGATGGTGCGGTCGCTGGCGATGGGTATCGGCATACCGGTGCCCAACGAAACCTTTGTCGACCTGACCGCCGATCCGCTGATCCTGCCGGAACTCTACCCGGCGCTGATCAAGCCGAACGCGGCCGACGGCAGCGTCGGGATCACGCGCGACTGCGTGGTGCACAACGACGTTGAGGCGCTGGCCTACCTCGAGCGGCTGCGCGACGAGCTCGACCGGCCGCAGGCCCTGATCCAGGACTTCCTTGCCGGGACCGAGTACACGGTGGGCCTGATCGGCAATCCCGGCGACTTCACCGTGCTGCCGCCGCTCGAGATCGATTACAGCCACCTCGACCCCGGCCTGCCGCCGATCCTGTCCTACGGCTCCAAGGCCGATCCGGAATCCCCGTACTGGCAGCAGCTGGAATTCCGGCGCGCGGACATCGACGATGCCACCTACGCCCAGCTGGTGGACAACAGCGTGCGACTGTTCCAGCGCCTGGGCTGCCGTGACTACGCCCGGTTCGATTTCCGCGCCAGTGTCGACGGCGTGCCGCGCCTGCTGGATGCCAACTACAACCCCACCTGGAGCTGGAACGGCAAGATGGCGTTGATGGCCAGCTGGGCCGGCTACGACTACAGCACGCTCTGGCGCATGATCCTGGAGGCCACGGCGCGCAGATGCGGCTTGCTGGATTGA
- a CDS encoding SCO family protein encodes MSRFKTLLTVCLFPLVLLGCSEEPPGGWHGHDITGVMPDLEFELTDHNGEQVTAEKYRGKVKLMFFGYTSCPHVCPVALRKLAAATRDLGDQADQVEILFVAVDPKRDKKVLDEYVAGFNPNLVGLTGTQEQLKEVAKRYRVAFSYEEPQEDGFYIVNHSGAVFVFGPQGKTRLLIDEETKTANITEDLRHLIEQSAG; translated from the coding sequence GTGTCGCGATTCAAGACCCTTCTGACCGTTTGCCTGTTCCCGCTGGTGCTGCTCGGCTGCAGCGAGGAGCCACCGGGTGGCTGGCACGGCCACGACATCACCGGCGTCATGCCGGACCTGGAGTTCGAGCTGACCGACCACAACGGCGAGCAGGTCACCGCCGAGAAGTACCGCGGCAAGGTGAAGCTGATGTTCTTCGGCTACACCAGCTGCCCGCACGTCTGCCCGGTGGCCCTACGCAAGCTGGCCGCGGCAACCCGGGACCTGGGCGACCAAGCCGACCAGGTCGAGATCCTGTTCGTGGCGGTGGACCCCAAGCGCGACAAGAAGGTGCTCGACGAGTACGTCGCCGGTTTCAACCCCAACCTCGTCGGCCTCACCGGCACGCAGGAACAGCTGAAGGAGGTCGCGAAGCGCTACCGTGTCGCCTTCAGCTACGAAGAACCGCAGGAGGACGGCTTCTACATCGTCAATCACAGCGGGGCGGTATTCGTCTTCGGCCCGCAGGGCAAGACCCGTCTGTTGATCGACGAGGAAACCAAGACAGCCAATATCACCGAGGACCTCCGGCACCTGATCGAGCAATCAGCCGGCTGA
- a CDS encoding GNAT family N-acetyltransferase: MPSSEHVNRKAPPQPVLTGRRLRLRSTSDAEIEFVVDLERHVDNVDYIEQWSPADHRHCMQTADCTHWIIEEMRSGDPVGFVVLEGHCDPNDALLLRRLVIARKGRGFGKEAVTLLTRYCFEVLAFHRLWLTVLKGNEPARRLYRRLGFVTEGVSRDSVKEDDHYLSMYVMSMLAPEYPDSQASREAHWRENAGQPAAQDTGREHS, translated from the coding sequence ATGCCGTCGAGCGAGCACGTGAACAGGAAGGCGCCACCGCAGCCGGTGCTGACAGGCCGCCGGTTGCGGCTGCGCTCGACCAGTGATGCGGAGATCGAATTCGTCGTCGACCTCGAGCGCCACGTCGACAACGTGGACTACATCGAACAATGGAGTCCCGCCGACCACCGGCACTGCATGCAGACGGCGGACTGCACGCACTGGATCATCGAGGAGATGCGTTCCGGCGATCCGGTCGGCTTCGTGGTGCTGGAAGGCCACTGTGACCCCAATGACGCCCTGCTGCTGCGTCGCCTGGTCATTGCTCGCAAGGGGCGGGGCTTCGGCAAGGAGGCGGTGACGCTGCTGACGCGCTACTGCTTCGAGGTGCTCGCGTTCCACCGCCTGTGGCTGACGGTGCTCAAGGGCAACGAACCGGCCCGGCGTCTCTATCGTCGACTCGGCTTTGTCACCGAAGGGGTCAGCCGGGACAGCGTCAAGGAAGACGATCACTACCTTTCCATGTACGTGATGTCGATGCTGGCGCCGGAATACCCTGACTCGCAGGCCTCCCGCGAGGCCCATTGGCGCGAGAACGCCGGCCAACCGGCGGCCCAGGACACCGGGAGGGAACACTCATGA
- a CDS encoding nuclease-related domain-containing protein, with product MGMGPSLFSSPPGWYTLRFFRITVEMDFLPAILNAFGTLWWVIPLAVVLALAKTPWFKGMFGELLVRVTAWWRLPADDYHPLHNVTLRTPDGTTQIDHVFVSRFGIFVVETKHMKGWIFGGENQAKWTQKIYRKTVSFQNPLRQNYKHVKAIEAMLDLPAEVIHSVVVFTSNSTFKTRMPANVTAGGGYVRYIRSFGTPVLNEEQVGQVIAAIRSGRLAATRATHRQHVAQLKMRADPNAARRCPKCGSEMVLRTVKRGANVGKRFWGCSTFPACRTRQDVE from the coding sequence ATGGGCATGGGGCCATCATTGTTCTCCAGTCCGCCGGGTTGGTATACGCTTCGATTTTTCCGGATAACCGTCGAAATGGACTTCCTTCCCGCGATCCTGAATGCGTTCGGTACCTTGTGGTGGGTGATCCCGCTTGCCGTGGTGCTTGCCCTGGCCAAAACGCCCTGGTTCAAGGGCATGTTCGGCGAGCTTCTGGTGAGGGTCACCGCATGGTGGCGGCTGCCCGCCGACGATTACCACCCGCTGCACAATGTCACTCTACGCACGCCGGACGGCACCACGCAGATCGATCACGTTTTCGTCTCGCGTTTTGGCATCTTTGTGGTCGAGACGAAGCACATGAAGGGCTGGATCTTCGGCGGCGAGAACCAGGCGAAATGGACCCAGAAGATCTACCGGAAGACGGTGTCGTTCCAGAATCCGCTTCGGCAGAACTACAAGCACGTCAAGGCGATTGAGGCGATGCTCGACCTGCCGGCCGAGGTGATTCACTCCGTCGTAGTCTTCACCAGCAACAGCACGTTCAAGACACGAATGCCCGCCAACGTGACGGCGGGCGGCGGCTACGTGCGTTACATCCGCTCGTTTGGAACGCCCGTGCTCAACGAGGAGCAGGTGGGGCAGGTGATTGCCGCGATCAGGTCTGGTCGGCTGGCCGCGACACGTGCCACGCACCGTCAGCATGTGGCTCAGCTGAAAATGCGCGCCGATCCGAATGCCGCGAGACGTTGCCCCAAGTGCGGTAGCGAGATGGTGTTGCGGACGGTGAAACGCGGGGCGAATGTCGGCAAGCGTTTCTGGGGATGCTCGACGTTCCCCGCCTGTCGAACCAGGCAGGATGTCGAGTAA
- a CDS encoding MFS transporter, with protein MWVEHPNEADNGIQLSMWKILTDKKVLSWAMYDWANSAFAAVMLASIFPVFFKEYLSAGQSVTTSTFHLGMANSIAGIVIVLLAPILGAIADAGEARKRMLLSFAALGMIMTAALYGVAQGAWLAAATLYVLAVVGFMGSVIFYDALIVKASRPEHYDLVSGYGYALGYLGGGILLSVDILMTAYPTWFGFVDSTEAVRFAFVSVAIWWAVFTLPLLFNLPADRGGARVGLKRAVTGGFRDLYKTYRDIRQYKLVWLFLVSYWLYIDGVDTVVRMAIDFGLSIGFDSQDLIVAILITQFVGFPAALLFGLLGERIGPKAGILIALGVYLLVTIWAYFMQQVQEFYMLAVVIGLVQGGVQSLSRSLYARIIPADKAGQFFGFYNMMGKFAAVIGPGLIGTVAFLTDSSRLGILSVIALFLAGALLLWKVDVREGERIARRA; from the coding sequence GTGTGGGTCGAGCACCCGAATGAGGCCGATAACGGGATACAGCTTTCTATGTGGAAAATCCTGACCGACAAGAAAGTGCTCTCCTGGGCGATGTACGACTGGGCCAACTCGGCATTTGCGGCCGTCATGCTCGCCAGCATCTTCCCCGTCTTTTTCAAGGAGTATCTGAGTGCCGGTCAATCCGTCACGACCAGCACGTTCCATCTCGGCATGGCCAATTCCATCGCCGGCATCGTCATCGTGTTGCTCGCACCGATCCTAGGCGCCATCGCGGATGCTGGCGAGGCCCGAAAACGCATGCTGCTCTCTTTTGCTGCATTGGGAATGATCATGACTGCCGCGCTCTACGGCGTGGCACAAGGAGCCTGGTTGGCTGCAGCAACCTTATATGTTCTGGCTGTGGTCGGCTTTATGGGCAGCGTGATCTTTTACGATGCCCTTATCGTCAAGGCGTCTCGGCCAGAGCATTACGACCTGGTATCCGGCTACGGCTATGCGCTCGGCTATCTGGGGGGCGGGATACTGTTGAGCGTCGATATTCTGATGACGGCCTACCCGACCTGGTTCGGCTTTGTCGACAGCACCGAGGCCGTGCGTTTTGCCTTTGTCAGCGTCGCCATCTGGTGGGCGGTGTTCACGCTACCGCTACTTTTCAACCTGCCGGCCGACCGGGGCGGAGCCCGGGTCGGCCTGAAGCGTGCCGTCACGGGCGGTTTTCGCGACCTGTACAAGACCTACCGCGATATCCGGCAATACAAGTTGGTCTGGTTGTTCCTGGTGTCCTACTGGCTGTATATCGATGGCGTCGACACGGTGGTGCGCATGGCGATCGACTTCGGCCTGTCCATCGGCTTCGACAGCCAGGATCTGATCGTGGCGATCCTGATCACCCAATTTGTCGGCTTTCCCGCGGCGCTGCTATTCGGGCTGCTCGGCGAGCGGATTGGCCCCAAGGCGGGGATCCTGATTGCCCTGGGGGTCTATTTGCTGGTCACGATCTGGGCCTACTTCATGCAGCAGGTCCAGGAGTTCTACATGCTCGCCGTCGTTATCGGCCTGGTGCAGGGCGGGGTGCAATCCCTGAGCCGATCGCTGTATGCAAGGATTATCCCGGCCGACAAGGCCGGCCAGTTCTTCGGCTTTTACAACATGATGGGCAAGTTTGCCGCCGTGATTGGCCCGGGGTTGATCGGAACGGTGGCTTTCCTGACGGACAGCTCGCGTCTGGGCATTCTGTCGGTGATTGCCCTGTTCCTGGCTGGCGCCCTGTTGCTGTGGAAGGTCGACGTCCGGGAAGGCGAGCGCATCGCCCGCCGTGCGTAA
- a CDS encoding GNAT family N-acetyltransferase → MDNAIDIRPEEPADLAAIREVTRAAFATLEISDHTEQYIIDALRAAGALTISLVAERAGQVVGHIAFSPVTISDGTPGWYGPVSVLPEYQRQGVGAALIHAGLAQLKRLGARGCCLVGHPDYYPRFGFEHPSALRVEGVPSEAFLVLPFDGPVPRGTVGFHAAFAATGPAAPSP, encoded by the coding sequence GTGGACAACGCCATCGACATCCGCCCCGAGGAGCCCGCTGATCTCGCGGCCATTCGCGAGGTGACGCGGGCGGCATTCGCGACCCTCGAGATCAGCGATCACACCGAGCAATACATCATCGACGCGTTGCGCGCTGCCGGGGCGCTGACGATCTCGCTGGTTGCCGAAAGGGCAGGGCAGGTGGTCGGCCACATCGCCTTTTCACCGGTGACGATCTCCGACGGCACGCCCGGCTGGTACGGGCCGGTGTCGGTGCTGCCCGAGTACCAGCGGCAGGGCGTCGGCGCGGCGCTGATCCACGCGGGGCTGGCGCAGTTGAAGCGTCTGGGCGCGCGCGGGTGCTGCCTGGTCGGCCACCCGGACTACTACCCGCGCTTCGGCTTCGAGCATCCGTCCGCTCTCCGCGTCGAGGGTGTCCCGTCCGAGGCCTTCTTGGTCCTGCCGTTCGACGGTCCCGTGCCGCGCGGCACCGTCGGTTTCCATGCGGCGTTCGCGGCCACCGGCCCGGCAGCGCCGTCACCGTAA
- a CDS encoding cytochrome c oxidase assembly protein: protein MTLPTVLEESLAFLLPYEFSPTVLLVCVAAGLLYQRGWRRAGGGIGQAVMFWIGLVGMYVMLQTQFEYYAQHSFFMHRLQHLVLHHVAPFLIAVSAPAAILGAGLPEVVHRHVVAPMRRNWLLRHLYAAIQEPLVSGAIFVGLIYFWLIPSIHFYAMLNVPLYNAMNWGMAIDGLLFWWMIFNLRAPGVSDFRHYGYRLLVLVLVMFPQIALGAYIALSDHDLFGIYAACGRILPITPLVDQSIGGLLTWVPAAMMSVVGGLVLIYRWKRQTQQLDNPVSPTPNLGCAR from the coding sequence ATGACGCTGCCCACCGTGCTCGAGGAAAGCCTCGCCTTCCTCCTGCCGTACGAATTCTCGCCGACGGTGCTGCTGGTCTGTGTCGCTGCCGGCCTGCTCTACCAGCGGGGCTGGCGACGTGCGGGCGGTGGCATCGGCCAGGCGGTGATGTTCTGGATCGGGCTTGTCGGCATGTACGTCATGCTGCAGACCCAGTTCGAGTACTACGCCCAGCACAGCTTCTTCATGCATCGCTTGCAGCACCTGGTGCTGCATCACGTCGCCCCGTTCCTGATCGCCGTCTCGGCCCCGGCAGCGATTCTCGGCGCCGGTCTGCCCGAGGTCGTCCATCGTCACGTCGTGGCGCCCATGCGCCGAAACTGGCTGCTGCGTCACCTGTACGCCGCCATCCAGGAGCCACTGGTATCGGGCGCGATCTTCGTCGGCCTGATCTACTTCTGGCTGATCCCGTCGATCCACTTCTACGCCATGCTCAACGTGCCGCTATACAACGCGATGAACTGGGGCATGGCCATCGACGGGCTGCTGTTCTGGTGGATGATCTTCAACCTGCGCGCGCCGGGCGTGAGCGACTTCCGCCACTACGGCTACCGCCTGCTGGTACTGGTCCTGGTGATGTTCCCGCAGATCGCGCTGGGCGCCTACATCGCCCTGAGCGACCACGACCTGTTTGGCATCTACGCCGCCTGCGGGCGCATCCTGCCGATCACTCCCCTAGTGGACCAGTCGATCGGCGGCCTGCTCACCTGGGTGCCCGCTGCGATGATGAGCGTCGTTGGCGGCCTCGTGCTGATATACCGCTGGAAGCGCCAGACCCAACAGCTCGACAACCCCGTTTCCCCCACCCCCAACCTTGGCTGCGCGAGGTAA
- a CDS encoding mechanosensitive ion channel family protein, translating into MNPLEWTIGQINLMDALVAASVALGVFALLLVAQRVLLARWAKFAEHTSNSLDDDLVAVLRRTQWWFLLVVALYLGTLYHDLPPQGDQFVQSVTVLGLLVQAGLWSSTFLVQRLERYRLKRRETDPGSAMTLSAAGFLGRIALWSFVLLLALDNLGINVTALIAGLGVGGIAVALAVQNILGDLFASLSIVLDKPFAEGDFLIIDSLMGNVEHVGLKTTRLRSLSGEQLVFSNSDLLQSRIRNYGRMHERRVVFEIGVTYQTPRAKLEIIPEIMREAVEASEGTRFDRSHFKAYGNFSLNFETVYYVLSADYAQYMDVQQAVNLHIHQRFEEEEIEFAYPTQTVFIASPNT; encoded by the coding sequence ATGAACCCCCTGGAATGGACCATTGGCCAAATCAACCTGATGGACGCCCTGGTTGCCGCGAGTGTCGCGCTGGGCGTCTTTGCCCTGCTCTTGGTGGCCCAGCGCGTACTCCTCGCCCGCTGGGCCAAGTTCGCCGAACACACGAGCAACTCCCTCGACGATGATCTGGTGGCGGTACTGCGGCGCACCCAGTGGTGGTTCCTGCTGGTGGTGGCGCTTTACCTCGGCACGCTCTACCACGACCTGCCGCCCCAGGGCGACCAGTTCGTCCAGTCGGTGACCGTGCTCGGCCTGCTGGTGCAAGCCGGCTTGTGGTCCAGCACCTTTCTCGTCCAGCGACTGGAGCGCTACCGGCTGAAACGGCGCGAGACCGACCCCGGCAGCGCCATGACCCTCAGCGCGGCCGGCTTCCTCGGCCGCATCGCGCTGTGGTCGTTCGTCCTGCTGCTCGCCCTCGACAACCTCGGTATCAACGTCACCGCCCTGATCGCCGGGCTGGGCGTGGGCGGCATCGCCGTCGCTCTGGCGGTACAGAACATCCTCGGCGACCTGTTCGCCTCGTTGTCGATCGTGCTGGACAAGCCCTTCGCCGAAGGCGACTTCCTGATCATCGACAGCCTGATGGGCAACGTGGAACACGTGGGGTTGAAGACCACCCGCCTGCGCAGCCTGTCGGGCGAGCAGCTGGTGTTCTCCAACTCCGACCTGCTGCAGAGCCGCATCCGCAACTACGGGCGCATGCACGAGCGGCGCGTGGTGTTCGAGATCGGCGTGACCTACCAGACCCCGCGGGCCAAGCTGGAAATCATCCCCGAGATCATGCGCGAGGCGGTGGAGGCATCGGAGGGCACCCGCTTCGACCGCTCCCACTTCAAGGCCTACGGCAACTTCTCGCTCAACTTCGAGACGGTCTATTACGTACTCAGCGCGGACTACGCTCAATACATGGACGTCCAGCAGGCGGTGAACCTGCACATCCACCAGCGCTTCGAGGAAGAAGAGATCGAGTTCGCCTACCCCACCCAGACGGTGTTCATCGCCTCACCCAACACCTGA
- a CDS encoding cache domain-containing protein: protein MNSWSRYLLSLPLLLGSSVLAAQDASLPPYEMETTRETVRLVEDAADAVNRKGESVFAAFREPGSRWYRGDRYLFAWDLQGNRKVYPPDPEHEKQNLIRLKDVGGKPIGRMFVRAAKEGDGKGWVHYQWNRPHDLQPIWKSTYIVRAHSPSGTDYLIGSGVYRGGMEKAFLVEEVEAAADLLRQQGKDAFPTLRDPTSRFFFHDTYVFVTADNGVELVNPAFPGIEGRNLWDVRDSTGKYLVREYIELAKEQGHGWVTYHWPRPTQPQADALKTTYVRSVEVGDETLIVGAGMYQ from the coding sequence GTGAACAGCTGGTCCAGATATCTACTTTCGCTGCCTCTGTTGCTGGGCTCCTCCGTGCTCGCTGCCCAGGACGCCTCCCTTCCACCCTACGAGATGGAAACCACGCGCGAGACGGTCAGGCTCGTCGAGGACGCGGCCGATGCCGTCAACCGCAAAGGGGAGTCGGTCTTTGCGGCGTTTCGTGAGCCGGGGAGCCGCTGGTACCGGGGTGACCGGTATCTCTTTGCCTGGGACCTGCAAGGCAACCGCAAGGTCTACCCGCCGGACCCCGAGCACGAAAAGCAGAACCTGATCCGTCTGAAGGACGTCGGCGGCAAGCCGATCGGGCGGATGTTCGTCAGGGCCGCCAAAGAAGGCGATGGCAAGGGCTGGGTGCACTACCAGTGGAATCGCCCCCACGACCTTCAACCGATCTGGAAATCGACCTACATCGTGCGTGCCCACTCGCCCTCCGGAACCGACTACCTGATCGGTAGCGGGGTGTACCGGGGCGGCATGGAGAAGGCCTTTCTCGTCGAAGAAGTGGAGGCGGCCGCCGATCTGCTGCGACAACAGGGAAAGGACGCATTCCCCACCCTGCGCGACCCCACAAGCCGCTTTTTCTTCCATGACACCTACGTGTTCGTCACCGCCGACAACGGCGTGGAGTTGGTCAATCCCGCCTTTCCCGGCATCGAGGGGCGCAACCTCTGGGATGTCCGGGACAGTACGGGCAAATACCTGGTGCGCGAGTACATCGAACTGGCCAAGGAACAGGGCCATGGCTGGGTGACCTACCACTGGCCGCGGCCAACCCAGCCTCAGGCAGATGCCCTCAAGACCACCTACGTAAGGAGCGTCGAGGTGGGTGACGAGACACTTATCGTCGGTGCAGGCATGTATCAGTAA